Part of the Streptomyces sp. WMMC500 genome is shown below.
AACTCACCGGGCGGCTCCAACTGTTGTGTGCAGTAGTTCCATCCATCCTGCCCCAGCCGCACCCGCGGCGGTGGCGGCGGGCGCCAGGACATCGTGCAGGCATACGAAGCGGCATAGGGTGGAGGTAGTGGAGGGCGTACGCCGCCGGCCCGGTGCAGGCGGCCCGACGAGCCGAGGAAACCGTGAGTGACACCCCATTCGGATTCGGCCCCCCGAAGGAGCCGGACGACGACGGCGAGGGCGACGACAAGGGTGCCCGCAAGGGGGACGGCGACCGCAGCGGCCGGGACCCGTTCGGCTTCGGGGGCGCCGGGAGCGACCCGCAGAACCCGTTCGCGGCCCTCTTCGGCTCCCTCGGCGGCCAGGGCGGCGCCATGGGCCCGCAGGACCTGGGCGCGGCCTTCCAGCAGCTCGGCCAGATGCTGAGCTACGAGGGCGGGCCGGTCAACTGGGACATGGCAAAGGACATCGCCCGCCAGACCGTCGCCCAGGGCACGGGCGGCACCGAGGCCGGCGGCTCCGGGGGCGAGTCCAAGGACGCGAGCGTCACGGACTCCGAGCGCAAGGCGGTAGAGGAGTCCGTACGGCTGGCCGACCTGTGGCTCGACGGGGTGACGTCGCTGCCCTCCGGCTCGGGTGCCGCGCTGGCCTGGAGCCGCGCGGAGTGGGTCGAGGCGACGCTGCCGGTGTGGAAGGAGCTCGTCGACCCGGTCGCCGAGCGCGTGGGTGCCGCCATGGGCGGTGTGCTGCCGGAGGAGATGCAGGCCATGGCCGGCCCGCTCATCGGCATGATGCGCTCGATGGGGGGCGCGATGTTCGGCACCCAGATCGGGCACGCCGTGGGCGTGCTGGCGGGCGAGGTGGTCGGCTCCACCGACATCGGGCTGCCGCTGGGGCCGGCGGGCAAGGCGGCACTGCTGCCGGTGAACATCAAGAGGTTCAGCGAGGGCCTGGGCGTACCGCAGGACGAGGTACGGCTGTACCTGGCGCTGCGCGAGGCGGCGCACCAGCGGCTCTTCGCCCACGTGCCGTGGCTGCGCTCGCACCTGTTCGG
Proteins encoded:
- a CDS encoding zinc-dependent metalloprotease — encoded protein: MSDTPFGFGPPKEPDDDGEGDDKGARKGDGDRSGRDPFGFGGAGSDPQNPFAALFGSLGGQGGAMGPQDLGAAFQQLGQMLSYEGGPVNWDMAKDIARQTVAQGTGGTEAGGSGGESKDASVTDSERKAVEESVRLADLWLDGVTSLPSGSGAALAWSRAEWVEATLPVWKELVDPVAERVGAAMGGVLPEEMQAMAGPLIGMMRSMGGAMFGTQIGHAVGVLAGEVVGSTDIGLPLGPAGKAALLPVNIKRFSEGLGVPQDEVRLYLALREAAHQRLFAHVPWLRSHLFGAVEGYARGIKVDTSKLEDLVGQVDIERPEQLQEALQQGMFQPEDTPEQKAALARLETALALVEGWVDAVVHAAAEPHLDAPSLNSLREALRRRRATGGPAEQTFATLIGLELRPRRLRDASRLWASLADARGVDGRDALWAHPDMLPTASDLDDPDGFVHSEQADFSELEKMLGSAGSAGDEKGGPDEMGREDVPDEKDGQDGQDGGKGDTDR